The sequence TGATAAGCAGTCGCTTAAAAAGGGTCGCGCATGATAAATACCACCGCAATGGTGTCAAGGAATCATCGCGAATCATCTATGGGCTGGATGAAGCCGGGCAAGCATGTACTATTCTGACAATGACAACAACCGAAACGGAATCTTACTGGGATAAAATCAAGGATGCGCTGATGGATGAGATCCCGGCATCGCGCTTTGATGCATGGATTCGTCCGTTAACTGCGCATTGCGATGACAATGGCTTAACCATTAAGGTACCCAACCGTTTTTTCCTTGATGGACTGAAAGCAAGCTACGGCAAACGCATGACTGAGCTGACGGCTTCCCTGCTGGGAAAAGAGACAACCATTATCTATGATGTGGATACCAACCTCGCTGCTGCTGAAGAAACCAGTCAGCCAAAGAGTGAAGTTGTAAAAACAGAATCCAATGTGGATGGATATATCGATCCACGTTTCACCTTTGAAAATTTTGTCGTCGGTTCGGGTAATGAGTTTTGCCATGCAGCCAGCAGGGCTGTGGCTGATAAACCAGGCGAGAGCTACAACCCGCTTTACCTCTATGGTGGTGTCGGATTAGGTAAAACACACCTGATCAATGCAGTTGCCAATGAGCTCCTTAGTAAAAATAATACCCGCATTGCCTACCGCACCGGGGAACGCTTCACCAATGAGCTGATCCAGGCTATTCGTAACGGTTCAACCGATGCATTCCGTAATCAGTATCGCAAGGTTGATGTGCTGATTATCGATGATATCCAGTTTATTGCTGGTAAGGACCGAACGCAGGAGGAGTTCTTTCATACCTTCAATGCACTTTATGAGGTCAAAAAACAGATTATCCTCACCTCTGATCGAAGCCCTCGCGATCTGACCAATCTCATGGAGAGATTGCGCTCCCGCTTTAACTGGGGCTTGGTCGCCGATATCCAGCCACCCGATCTTGAGACCCGTCTGGCGATTCTATCCAGTAAAGCGGAATTGGCTGGTATCCAGCTTGATAAGGATGTCGCTCATCTGCTGGCTTCACGCATCACCAATAACGTTCGTGAACTTGAAGGTGCCCTGACCCGCCTGACCGCGCACTCCACACTGACTGGTCGTACAATCGATATCGCTTTTGCTCGTCATGTACTGCGCGATCTTTTACATGAAGAGGTTCGCGCGATTTCTGTAGAGGATATCCAGAAGAAGGTGGCCTCCTACTTCAATATCAACATACGTGAAATGTCTTCAAGCAAACGCAGTAGAACGATTGCATTCCCGCGACAGATCGCGATGTACGCCACAAAAGAACTGACCTCCCTCTCCTTGCCGGAGATTGGTAGCCGCTTCGGTGGTAAGGACCATACGACAGTCCTCTATGCCGTACGTAAGATTGATGCCAAGCGTAAAGATTCGGATGATTTTGATGAAGAGATGGATCGAATCATGGCCCTGCTCAAACAGTAGTCGCAGGGAGGCTCTTTTTTAGGAGTCCCCCTTTTTTATATCCTTTAACACCTTATCTACATCACCGGCTACCGCACACCTTCAGGTGCAGGGTGGTATTAATTATTTACACCACTCCCTTAACGAGGCTTCAGAGAGGGTTGCCACCACTAATACAACCATCACCACAGGGTTTACTCGCACCCCTCTCCATAATAATCATTTAACACACTGTTATTAAATTTATTTCCGAACGAATGACTACGCCTTACAAGCTGAAAATATTTTCACCTAAGAAGATGTGAGTCTATCCCCTCAGAGCCTGTGGATGGTTTGAGTATAAAGTTATTTCACTGCAATATTTTACTGACCTTGGATACTTATCCACATCTAGCTCACACCCTCTCCTGAATCCGCACACAGTTCACAGAGGAGATAAATTCAAGTGAACAGTGAGTAATCATGGTTTATACACAATACTCACAGCACCTATGATGACTATGAACTCTTATATATATAAAAGGGTATTAAGTAGTATGTGAGACATGCAACCTTCAAATCAGCTTGGATAGCCCCTCTCCAACAAATATCTTTTCAATTGTAACCATCCTCAAAACAAAAACTGCATTAACCAATGTAACTCTTAATTATTATATATAAGACTTATTCATCATCTTTAAAATGGAACGATGCCAGTAGTGAATACAAATAAATTTGATACGCTAACTCTCATGCTTGGATGTTTTTCACAGTGCAATAAAACAACACTTCTCTTTTGTCTAAGAAGATGTGAGTTTATCCCCTCAGAGCCTGTGGATCATTTGAGTATAAAGTGATTGACCGGTAACATTCGACTGTCCATGGTTTTTTATCCACACCCTGTTCACACTCTCTCCTGAATTAACACACAGCTTTGAGGGGATGAATAACAAAGTGAATAGAGGATAATCGGGGTTTATACACAATACTCACAGCACCTATGATGACTATGAGTTTTTATAAATATAAAGGGGATTAGGTAGTAGATATGAACATTACATTGTCCAGAGCATCTTTGTTGCAGGCAGTGCAGCGTTGTCAGAGTATTGTTGAGAAGCGCCATACCATCCCAATTCTTGCTAATATTCTGCTTCAGGCAGAAAACGATACATTGCACATTACAGCTACAGACCTTGAAGTTGGCATTCGCTCTCAAGCACCTGCCACCGTTTCTTCTGCAGGGTCGATTACAGTCTCTGCAAAAAAACTATTCGATATTATCAAGGAGTTGGATCCTGATCAGGATGTAACGCTGGAAACTGGTGAAACATTCGTATCTATTCGTAGTGGTCGTTCCCGTTTTCGTCTTGCCTGCCTGGCTGCAGGTGAGTATCCAGCCCTGACAGAAGAACAGGGCGGAAGCTCCATCACACTCTCAGGCTCAACGCTTTCAGATATGGTTTCAGCCACTTCTTTCGCCATGTCCAGTGATGAAACCCGAAAGTACCTGACCGGTAGCCTGTTTGAGGTAGATGTTGAGCATATGCTCAGGCTGGTAACCACCGATGGTCACAGGTTAGCCCTTTCCGAGGTTCGTCTGCAGCAGGCAACAGAGGCGGTGAAATGCATTGTCCCGAGAAAGGCTGTGATGGAGATCAAAAAGCTGTGTGATGAGTGCCAGGGGCAGATTGAACTGTTTCTGGGCGAGCGTCAGATACGCCTGGTGGCTGATTCCAATATTCTCACCTCAAAACTGATTGATGCCCGTTTCCCTGTTTATCAGGATGTGATTCCTGCCAATAACCCATCGCAGGTGGTTATTGCCAGAGGTGAATTCGATCAGGTACTGCGTCGCAGTATGATTGTAGCCAATGAATTTACTCACGATGTACGACTCACCTTCAAAGAGAGCGGGATCGATATTTCTGCGCACAATACCGAACAGGAAGAAGCAGAAGAACATATCGCAGCAGAATACAACGGTCAGGAGGTCGCTATCGGCTTTAATGGTCGTTATCTCAGGGATACGCTGGGAGCAATCCGCTCTGCAGCGGTTTATATCGAGCTTAAAGATGAGTTATCACCAGTACTTGTACGTGGTGAAGATGCAGATGGATCGCGCTATGTCATTATGCCGATGAGGATTTAAGCGAGAGTTGTCTGCAACGCCCCTTTCTATACGCGAGGTTAAGGTAAGGCACCTACGCTGCCACGAAGAGATTACCTGGAACTGCTCGGAAGGACTCAACCTGATCATCGGTGCCAATGGCAGTGGGAAAACAACACTTCTTGAAGCTGTTTACCTGATGGCTCATGGCCGCTCATTTCGTCAGGCCCGTGATCCATTCCTGGTAAAAAGGGATGCCGAACGCTTTTTTATCCACGGACAATGGCATCGTTATGGGCCTATGAACTTGTCTGTTGCAGGTCGTCGCGGCCAAACGACGCTTCGCCTGCAGGGGCGTGACGTCCAGCGTCGTAAGGATGTCAGTGAAAGTTTCCCTGTTCTGGTGGATGCACCGCAGGGAAGAAAAATTATCGATGGTGCACCCGGTGAGCGCAGGCGGTGGCTCGATGGACTGGTTATCACCTGTTTCCAGAATATGGCTATTCACTATGAACGTTATCTGCGGGCTGTCATGCAGCGGTCGCGTTTGTTAAGGCGCAGGGCTTCATCGGAAGAGCTTGATGTCTGGGAACATCAGATCGTTCAGTATGGCAAGCCGATTGTACTGGCCAGAGAGAAGATGGTCGCAGAGATGAACCTGTACCTGGTTGAAGAGGTGGCTCTCACCGAGCATCCTTTAACGATCTCTGTCACAATGCCCGATTACGATCAACAAGCCTGGTTATCAAGGTTGAAAGAGAAGCGCAGTGACGACCTTCGCACAGGGTTGCGCTTCGGTCCGCACTGTGATTTGGTTAATATCCACTTCCAGAAGCGTGAAATCCGCAGTGCAGGCTCACGCGGTCAGCAAAAACTGGCGGCCATCGCTATAAAGATGGCAGAATGCGGACTCTGGACCCGATATCGTAAATTGATTCCGGTTTTATTGCTGGATGATTGTCTGGAAGCTCTGGATCGTACACGTCAACTGCGACTTCTTAAGCGGCTGCAAAACAGTTCGGCACAGGTATTGATGACTGCACCAGAGGGAGTCAACATCGCATCGGATCTGAATATTAGAATTCAGCTGTTGGATGCGCATGGATTGTGTGACAGTGCTACCAG comes from Mariprofundus aestuarium and encodes:
- the recF gene encoding DNA replication/repair protein RecF (All proteins in this family for which functions are known are DNA-binding proteins that assist the filamentation of RecA onto DNA for the initiation of recombination or recombinational repair.), whose amino-acid sequence is MSATPLSIREVKVRHLRCHEEITWNCSEGLNLIIGANGSGKTTLLEAVYLMAHGRSFRQARDPFLVKRDAERFFIHGQWHRYGPMNLSVAGRRGQTTLRLQGRDVQRRKDVSESFPVLVDAPQGRKIIDGAPGERRRWLDGLVITCFQNMAIHYERYLRAVMQRSRLLRRRASSEELDVWEHQIVQYGKPIVLAREKMVAEMNLYLVEEVALTEHPLTISVTMPDYDQQAWLSRLKEKRSDDLRTGLRFGPHCDLVNIHFQKREIRSAGSRGQQKLAAIAIKMAECGLWTRYRKLIPVLLLDDCLEALDRTRQLRLLKRLQNSSAQVLMTAPEGVNIASDLNIRIQLLDAHGLCDSATSSMVSMLDDDTTEVMEEAA
- the dnaA gene encoding chromosomal replication initiator protein DnaA; its protein translation is MTTTETESYWDKIKDALMDEIPASRFDAWIRPLTAHCDDNGLTIKVPNRFFLDGLKASYGKRMTELTASLLGKETTIIYDVDTNLAAAEETSQPKSEVVKTESNVDGYIDPRFTFENFVVGSGNEFCHAASRAVADKPGESYNPLYLYGGVGLGKTHLINAVANELLSKNNTRIAYRTGERFTNELIQAIRNGSTDAFRNQYRKVDVLIIDDIQFIAGKDRTQEEFFHTFNALYEVKKQIILTSDRSPRDLTNLMERLRSRFNWGLVADIQPPDLETRLAILSSKAELAGIQLDKDVAHLLASRITNNVRELEGALTRLTAHSTLTGRTIDIAFARHVLRDLLHEEVRAISVEDIQKKVASYFNINIREMSSSKRSRTIAFPRQIAMYATKELTSLSLPEIGSRFGGKDHTTVLYAVRKIDAKRKDSDDFDEEMDRIMALLKQ
- the dnaN gene encoding DNA polymerase III subunit beta, which gives rise to MNITLSRASLLQAVQRCQSIVEKRHTIPILANILLQAENDTLHITATDLEVGIRSQAPATVSSAGSITVSAKKLFDIIKELDPDQDVTLETGETFVSIRSGRSRFRLACLAAGEYPALTEEQGGSSITLSGSTLSDMVSATSFAMSSDETRKYLTGSLFEVDVEHMLRLVTTDGHRLALSEVRLQQATEAVKCIVPRKAVMEIKKLCDECQGQIELFLGERQIRLVADSNILTSKLIDARFPVYQDVIPANNPSQVVIARGEFDQVLRRSMIVANEFTHDVRLTFKESGIDISAHNTEQEEAEEHIAAEYNGQEVAIGFNGRYLRDTLGAIRSAAVYIELKDELSPVLVRGEDADGSRYVIMPMRI